TTCATACAGATTAAGCAGAGGCTCCCGGATGGTAAGTTGCTAATCACTAACCCACCGGAGCCTGGGCAGAAGAAGAGGGTTAAGCAGGTCGAGGTGACTGTAGAGCCTGACCTTGTCTACCCACTCATTAGGGGCAGGGACGTTAAGAAGTGGTACGTGGATTTCAGTAACAGATACATCATAATACCTCACTATGAGAATGGAGAACCAATACCTTTAGAGGAACTCAAAATCAAGTACCCGCTTACGTACGGTTATCTTTATCAGTTTAAGGAAGAGCTCAAAGATAGGGGCATCAAGCCATTTATCTCGCTAAGGAAAATGATTAGAAGTGCTGAGTCAAAAACTGAGAAAAACTCCGCACTGGGGAAGCTAGAGAGCAACTTCCACATAGTAGATAACATAGGCCCCTACACCTTCGCCCCCTACAGGGTAGTGTGGAAGGAGGTCTCAGCCCGAAAGCAGGTAGGGGGTTTTCATGTGGCGGTTTTAGAGCCGGTTGATGACAGATACTTAGGAAGGAAAGTTCCTATACCGGAGCATACGGTAATATTAATCCCGTTTAATGATGCTATGGAAGCATATTACGTGGCTGGTATTTTAAACTCAACCGTAGCTGCTATGTACGGCACATACATGGTCAGTAGTTCATTAAGTCAAATGCTTATACCGAAGTATAATGCTGATAATCCCCTTCATAATGAGATAGCTAGACTTTCTAGGAAAGCCCATGAGCTTGCTAAATGCATTTACTCTAAGATCAAGCCCGATTACTGCAGGGAGGTTAGGGACCCAGGGAGTGAGCTTAGGAGGGTTGAGGATGAGCTTGATAAAGCCGTGGCCCAGCTCTACGGCATACCCGAGGACGCCCTGGAGGAGTTCAGGAAGTTACTGGGTGTATTGGCTGGTGAGGGTGTTCCTGAAGAGGGGTGAGGGCGTCACGGGGGTTGTTAGGCCCTCGGTGAAGTTTCTCAAGGTCGATGTTGTTGCTGGGCAGACTGATTACCTGGAGGTTAATATTGTGACTGCGGAGCTTTGTGATAAGGCTGTGCTCGTTCTTAGGTGGCCCTGGGGGCACGCAGACGCTGAACCTTGGTGATGGTAGGCATAGGATTGAGGTTAAGGTCCCTGAGGGGGTTTATGAGGTTGCGTATAGTTTTAAGTGCTCTGACTATGAGCATGATGGTAGTGTTAAGGTAACGGCATCCTCCAGGGTGTCGGAGGGGCCTAGGAGGCCCAGGACTCTTAGACTTGGGTGATGGTTGTGGGTGATCTTTATGCTAAGATTAGGAGGGCTTTTGGGGACTATGATGTGGATAAGAGCCTACTTCATGAGACGGAGATATCTAGGTTGCCGGGTTTTATTGCTGAGTACCTCATAACGGAGTATGCGATGGAGTATCCCAATGATTGGCAGACGAGGCTTAGGGAGTTCATTAAACGGCATTATTTTGAGGCTATAGTAATTGATTTTGAGGACAACCCCTGGGTCAGCATCATTAGGCTTAAGGCCGGAAGATCCTGAGAACCTCCTCGGCCACTGTGCATGGGACTATGCATGCCCTCTTCATGAAACTCCAAGCTTGTTTGGGCCTTTACCGGGCCTTGGCTTCCTGCCAGGCACTAGCCTAACCACGGCGACGGTATATGCACAGTAGTAGTAATAGGGCTAGAGTCAAGGGCCAAGCCTAAACCCGTCTGGAGACACATAAGGGGGACGTGTGGTGCCCTTGTATGGTGTCTGGGTTAGGTACTAAGGCTTGTCTAAAGCAAAAATTAGGGGGAATTTTGAGTTTCGTGATTGAAGAAACTTTGGCACTTTTGCGGGATTCTAACTTAGGGTTCTTCAGGCTTTTAATATTTCGTTGTAACTATAATGCACGATTAGACACTCGTACAATACATCATCTCATTCTCATAATTAACATTACTGTTTTACACTTATATAACAAACCTCTTGGTTTGGTTATCTATTGAGTCAGATTTATAGTCGACCGTAAAAATACGTCACTACGCTCTAACGTAATGCTTATAAAGGGGTTTTTCCTCATAACGTCAATGTCAGAGGAGGTTGCAATAGTAGCTGGTGGTGCGGGGGATATTGGTTTTGCGGTGGTTAAACGACTTCTTAAAATGAATTACAAGGTAGCTATATGGGATGTAAAACCTGAAAATGAGATAACTGCATTAATAAAATCATTGAAGGAAGAAGGTAGTAATGTGTTAGGTATATCGGTTGATGCAACGGATTATAATGGTGTGGAACGTGCATATAACATAACTAAAAGAACATTTAATAATTACAAGGTTACAGTTCTAGTTAACTCAATAGGTATTGAAACTTTAAAGCATTTTCATGAGATGTCGTGGGAGGAATGGAGTAGAGAATTACTTGTAAATTTATTGGCCCCAGCTAATACTATACGTGTGGTTCTACCTGAGATGATAGCTAATAAGAAGGGTACTGTAATAAATATAACAAGCATATGGTCCACAAGGATTGGGCCTTTAAGATCAGCTTACATTACAGCAAAGTGGGGCTTACTAGCATTAACTAAATCTCTCCAAGAGGAATATAGAGAATATGGTATAAGATTCGTCGCGGTAAGTCCTGGTCCTGTATATACTGGGATGACAAAGAGGCTCCTTAAGGGACCTAAACCACCTGAATGGATGAATCCCGATGATATAGCTGATGTAATAGAGTTCGTATTATCAGAAAAAGGCAAAAATATAGTGGGAGGCGAGATACAAGTATATGGCTGGGGAAAACCTATAGGTTTTTAATTCAATCTTAATTTCTTAACTTAAGTACATACTTAACGGCGTCCTCTCCTGCGATTTTTCCGAACGTAAGTCCTCTTAGGAATGAAGTACCGCCCAGATGGCCCTTAAAGTATATACCTCCCATTAATTCCCCTACAGCCCAAAGTCCTTTTATCCAATTACCACTTGTATCTAAAACTCTGCCGTTAAGGTCTGTTTTTAAGCCTATGTATGGATATGTGATTCTAGCTTCAATAGGGTATGCATAAAATGGTGGTGTATCTATGGTTATGGCCCAGTTAGATTTCTCTGGGTTAAGCCCTCTAGTGGATTTACCGTCTATATTAAACGGATCAAACTTACCTGGTTGGACAGCCTTATTATATTCATTGATTGTTTCAAGGAATTTTGACGGATCCTTTAATCCATAATCTATAAGCTTCCTAGCTAATCCTTCTAAGCTGTCAGATTCTATAGGAGGTAATCCTGAAAGAATAGCTCTTTCATGACCAGGTATTTCTAATACTTTTTTATCGAAAATTAAGAAGGCCTTATTTAGAGGTTGTTGGAATATCACCTTAGCAACATAGTCATAATATTCCTCCACGGTACCCATGCCCTCATCTACGAACCTATGCCCATATATATTAATTAAAATGCCATATGGATATATTAATACCACAGGCTCGACTTCTTTACTTCGAGCATCAACAGGTTCCGCATGAAATCCACCCCATTCACCATCTAATGCAGCGCCAACCTCAAGAGCCATCCTGATTCCCTCACCCATATGATAAATCTCTTCTTTTCCCAGTATACTATCTAAATAAATAGCATTAGGACCTATATATTCAACTAACATATTTATATTTTTCTGAAATCCTCCTGTAGCTAAAATTATAGCTTTAGCATTAACTCTTACTGAATCACCATCTCTTTGCCTTACGTATACACCATTTATATTACCATTATCATCAAGGGATAATTTCCACGCGGTACTTTCATAAGCTACCTGGAGTCCTTTAGATCGTGCATATGATAATAAAGTCTCTATTACTGCCAGTCCATTACCAACTGGCGCGCACCTTGGTCTCTTAGCGGTTAAAAACATGGGCATAGGCACCTTTTCTATCTTAACCCCATGATCCTTAATCCATTTTATAGCTTTGGTACCTTCTATCTGTAATTTCTTCCAATACTCAATATTAGTCTTTTCTGTTAAATACTTGACTGCATCTTCGACAAGATACTCAGATACCTTTTCACAATTATCGTCAAGTCTTAAATAGGCGGTTGTATGTCTTGAACTACCACCAAATAGTTCAGGCCTAACCCGTTCTAGCATCAATACGTTTAACCTTACCCCCATTTCTTCTGCAGTTTCTAAAGCTGCAAGAGCTGCGGAAACTCCAGAAATTCCAGCCCCCACCACTATAATATCAAATTCGTCTCCCATTAAGAACCAATAAATATTTAATTTTAAAGCATTACCCCTATAATATTCATCATACTGTTCTACTTAAATCCACGCCCTTAGTTTCAGGAAGCCAAATCCATGCTACGATTGCACCTATTAAAGTTGATATAGCTACGTATAATACAGATAAGGCAGCAGAGTGAGTTACATATAAAAAGTATAAACTTATATAAGGTATAAATCCACCATATATCCCAGTGGATATTTGATAAGCAAGATTAAAGCCCGTGGTCCTTACATTTGCAGGTACTAATTCTGGATATGCAGCTCCTAATGCAGCATTACCTAGTGCTGCATATAATATTAATTCTAAAGTAACAAGGCTTAATATTATCACATTATTTGTAATAGTAAATACATAGAATGATGGTATTACGGTAATAGTAGCCAATGTATATGCTAATCTAAAAATCGCCCTTCTACCATATCTATCACTCAATATACCTCCTGCTATATAGAAAAATATTGTTATTATGTATATAAGTACAAATGAAAATAATGTCGTTACATACGGCACCTTTGAAACCTGAAGCCAAAATGTGTAGGTAGTTAGAAATGAAGAGTAGAAAATAGCCGTTTCAGCAATCTGAAGCAAAAGAACAATTATAAAAGGTTTCCAAGCTTTCCTAAAAGCATCAACTAATGGGATCTTACTGATTTTACCTGCACTAGCATAGGCATGAAAGACAGGCGTTTCCTCTAATTTAAATCTCATTATTATACCAACGATTATAATTATCGCACCTAACCAAAATGGTATTCGCCAACCCCATGCATATAATCCCTCACTACCAATAATTGTGGAGACTAAATAAACTGTCGATACGCTAAATGCAAAACCGAGAGGCCACATAGCTTGAATAATACTTGCATACAGTGCCCGTCTATTGAAGGGAGCATGTTCAATTATATACGTTGTAGCTGATCCAAATTCACCACCGAGACCCAATCCCTGAAGTAACCTAAATAACACTAATAATACAGTCGCCCAAACTCCTATTACTGCATATGTTGGTAAGAAACCTATACCCAGAGAAGCCAATCCCATAAGTAATAATGTAAGGATGAATGCGGTCTTCCTACCCACCTTATCTGCAATATGTCCGAATATTATCGCACCGATGGGTCTCATAACGTAACCAACACCAAAAACTAATAATGCATTAAGCATGGCGACTATAGGGGTCTTAGTTGGTGGAAATAGAACTTTCCCTAAAATAGGGGCTACATATGCATATACAACAAAATCATAAATCTCAATGAACATTCCTATACCTGAAGCAGCAGTAATGTAAGCTAGACTTGATCTAGTGGGTTTTATACTCACAATTCTTCGTTCATATTATGATTTTTAAATTTTTCCCTATTTAGTTCTTACTAAATTCCGTGACATCATACTAATGATGTATGCGATGTATATAACCAGGCAAAGCGATGGTTCCACCACCAAGCCCACAGCAGTACCCCCAACACCAGGTATATAACCCACGGAGGAATCTTCAACAACACCCCACACTAACTTAAAAATCAACTACTTCTTCTAGATAGGGGCAGCCCTGAGGTAAGGGAGCAAAACGAGACTCGCAAATCCTAACGTGGAGATGCCTTAAAAAGTTCTCCCTTAAATTAATAATGATGCAGCGAGGCCCCGAGGACAGTCCAGACCTCTCCTAGTCTAAATATACTAAGCGGCAAGCCACCCATAAATGCTTATTGATAAGGATAAAATTTAAATACCCAATAAGTAGTTTTTAAATGATGGTTCAGAAAGATCTTCTTAGAGATATCCTTAGGCCTGAGGGTTCTATTCTTATCGTGTTCGATGTACACAGATCGCTCTATGAGCAGATATTCAATAGAGAGGAATTTCTTTACGCGTTAAATGCTGTGATTAATTCGGCTAGGAGGGCTAAAGTGCCCATTATATTCACTAGAATAACGCCATATCCGCAGGGATTTCAACCACCAAATTTAAAGTTACCTTGGCGTGGTCGTTTTAGGCCTGAGGGAGCGGAACTTATCGTATCCCCTAAGCCTGAAGATATAATAATAGATAAAAACACATGGTCATTGTTTGTGGGAACTAATGTAGAAAGATTACTAATTAATTCCCACAGATATACTGTAGTCTTCACTGGCATAGCCACGGAAGTAGGAATAGAAACTAGTGCTAGACATGCTTATACACTAGGCTTCATACCAGTAATTATTAGTGATGCAGTATCATCTTATGATAAAGAGGCTCATGAAAGATCATTAGCTAATATGAAGATATTCTTTCCAGTAATAACGTCTAAAGAATTAGAAAACTATTGGTAGTCAATAATGTTAGTACCAGTTAATTCGGTTAAATTCAGCGGCTCGAAGGGTAATTTACTACTCATCATGCTCTGAACCTGTAGTCTAGCGGTAGGATGCCCAGGGAGTTAACCCCGCAGAAGCCTGAAGCACCGAAGGGTTAGGGTCCGCAGGAAGTCAGCTGGCCAATGAGGGGCACCCCAATGGGTAGCATTATTGAGCCTTAGGTCTATCAACACTTTCAATGTTCTGAGGAAAGGGCAATTCAGTATATCCAGGCTAACTACCTAACCCAACAAGATCTTCCTGCAATGCTTGCAAGAAGGCCCAGGGATTTGGGTTGCCCTGGACTACTTCTCCGAAGCGCTGCATACCATGAGGAGGGAGACTCTGGTGGGTGAGGTGGATAAGTACGTGGAGTTGATTGGGAATACGACTATCAGGGATGAAAGGGCCATTAAGAAGATAATTAGCGCCTTCATGAAGCTCCTCTTCCCAAACCTACAATTCGATAACAGCGAGCTTAGGGTGGTGGTTGAGTATGCCGTGGAGATGAGGCAGATGATAAGGGACTGGTTACATAAATTATCCCCAGGGGAATTCCCAAAGGAAAAACTAACATACACCATAAAATCATAACCAATACGAAGCACACCCAAGGACCGTGCTAAGTTGATATACGCAGTCGCCAGTGATGAGGAGCAGGCCCTAAACCGAATCAATGAGTGGGTTAAAGGCATGTTTAAAGAATTATTAGCACTGATGGGCATGCCCCAAATTTATTGTAATCAACCTGCGTTTAACAAATCCTCAAAATCTAAAGGACGCCCCTGTCATTGCCGTAGTTTGTTTCAGTAACCAACCACGTTACAAAGCCTGTTGAGGATTTGTCGTATACAGGCCCAGATGCTACGTTTACACCCGGGTATTGGGATTACCATGCCCTCATTCCTACCGCTTCCGACGCACCCGCTAATGAGGTTTCTGGTGGTGGTTTCGAGTTCATGCCCAAGCACGTTCCTCGCCACTACGCGGACAATAACCGTCTCATCCCCGCTTAGATTTCCTCTTATAAAGGCGGGAGGGCTTGGTACTGGGTTGTTGAGTGTGATGTTTAGGAGTTCACTTCTGAATCCATTGATGTCAAAGCAAACAAAGTATTGAGGCTGCCGCATTTGCAGATTTCGTACGCACGCGTAGTAATTATTGCCTTGATCCCTAACGATGTGGAGCAACACCACACTCTCCTCGCCACTGACGTCCACGGACTCCCTATACTCATAGGCCCAGGGCGCGGGAGCACCATGAAGCCCCTGACCATCCCTGTAAATCCCGAACCACGCATGCGCATTCTCAGCCAAGCCAATACTACGCCTCAATTTAACCCTGTACCTAACGGCACACTCAAGCACATCAGCATTAACAACCTGACCCTGAACCTGAATTAGTACATTACGAAGCACAACACCAGTGACCCCTCGGCACTTGAATTTCGACCTAACACTAGGCAATATTATGGCATATGTAATTAGTGAAGCAACCGCACCACCAGCCGCACCACTAGCTGCCCCAATTAGTATTTGGTATAAGATGCTTAAATCCATTGGTTTTGCGCTATCCCTGGTTTTTAAATACTCTTTTCGCGGTGTGTGGGGTTTAGAGATCCTCGTGATCTATGGTTGATTTGGTGTTTCTGGGTTTCTGAGTGCTTGACTCCGTAGGCGGTGTTGATGTGTGGTTAAAAATTGAATTAGCTTGTGGAAGTATCTCAATGGATTAGTGTGCCGTGGGCTTCCGGTGAGGGGCTGGTTGGGTGTTGTTTTGTGTTTTCTTTGTGGGTTATTCGTATGTGAGTTCTGCCTTTGTTAGGTCTATTTGTGTTCTTGTCATGTTGCTTACTAGGTTTGTGTATAGGATTATTTGGTCTGTGGTTGTGTTTGTGTTTTCTAGGCATTCTGTGGGTGTTGTTATGTTTACGGTGTCCCTTATTAATTCCTCCCTGAGTATTGCTGTGGGTTTTGGGAATTCCACGTTTTTTGGTGTTTCGTAGAGGTCTAGGGGTGGTGTTAGTGGTGTGATTATGCATCCGTTTATTGGTTTTGAGCCTGTTAGTGCTGTTCCCACTACCTGCCCTTCACTTGTTAGGAATCCTATTATTACTGTGTACCATGGTTTTGTTGTGTAGTTTATTATTTTGACGTTTTTTAGTGTTAGGGTTTTTCCCTGGTTTGTTATGGGGTATTTCCTGCCTAGGCTTATTGTGGTGAACCAGGGGGTTGTTTCGAGGGGTAGTACGTATGTTGTGCCTGTGCTTTTTGCCCTGAACCTCCTTACTAGGTCTGTTGTTGATGCCTTGAATAATGCCTCTAACCCGTTTATTGAGCCTATGGTCACAATCCTATTCATCACGCCTTCAAGCCTTCCCCGTGTTATTATTTCTTTCCTCCCTGAGGATAAGGTTTTTAAGGGGTTTTGCCTGTTTTTGTTTGGATCCATGTCTGAAGGGAGTAATAGGGATGTGGTTGATGAGTTGCTGTCGTCAGTACTTGGTGATAGTGTGGGTGTTGAGGAGAGCCTTGCTAAGGAGCAGGCTCTGGTTAGGATTAGGGTTGAGAGGAGGAAGAGGCACCTGGTCACTGTGGTTGAGGTGGATAGTTCCGATGTTAAGAGTATCAATATTGAGGGTATTGCTAAGGAGTTGAAGCGTAAGTTGGCGGCTGGTGGTACCGTCAGGGGTAATGTTATTGAGATTCAGGGTGATCAGAGGTATAGGGTTAAGAGGTTGCTCGTGGACATGGGGTTTAGGGAGG
This is a stretch of genomic DNA from Vulcanisaeta thermophila. It encodes these proteins:
- a CDS encoding FAD-dependent oxidoreductase, translating into MGDEFDIIVVGAGISGVSAALAALETAEEMGVRLNVLMLERVRPELFGGSSRHTTAYLRLDDNCEKVSEYLVEDAVKYLTEKTNIEYWKKLQIEGTKAIKWIKDHGVKIEKVPMPMFLTAKRPRCAPVGNGLAVIETLLSYARSKGLQVAYESTAWKLSLDDNGNINGVYVRQRDGDSVRVNAKAIILATGGFQKNINMLVEYIGPNAIYLDSILGKEEIYHMGEGIRMALEVGAALDGEWGGFHAEPVDARSKEVEPVVLIYPYGILINIYGHRFVDEGMGTVEEYYDYVAKVIFQQPLNKAFLIFDKKVLEIPGHERAILSGLPPIESDSLEGLARKLIDYGLKDPSKFLETINEYNKAVQPGKFDPFNIDGKSTRGLNPEKSNWAITIDTPPFYAYPIEARITYPYIGLKTDLNGRVLDTSGNWIKGLWAVGELMGGIYFKGHLGGTSFLRGLTFGKIAGEDAVKYVLKLRN
- a CDS encoding BREX system Lon protease-like protein BrxL, which produces MQEGPGIWVALDYFSEALHTMRRETLVGEVDKYVELIGNTTIRDERAIKKIISAFMKLLFPNLQFDNSELRVVVEYAVEMRQMIRDWLHKLSPGEFPKEKLTYTIKS
- a CDS encoding SDR family NAD(P)-dependent oxidoreductase, which produces MSEEVAIVAGGAGDIGFAVVKRLLKMNYKVAIWDVKPENEITALIKSLKEEGSNVLGISVDATDYNGVERAYNITKRTFNNYKVTVLVNSIGIETLKHFHEMSWEEWSRELLVNLLAPANTIRVVLPEMIANKKGTVINITSIWSTRIGPLRSAYITAKWGLLALTKSLQEEYREYGIRFVAVSPGPVYTGMTKRLLKGPKPPEWMNPDDIADVIEFVLSEKGKNIVGGEIQVYGWGKPIGF
- a CDS encoding protein translation factor Sui1; this translates as MSEGSNRDVVDELLSSVLGDSVGVEESLAKEQALVRIRVERRKRHLVTVVEVDSSDVKSINIEGIAKELKRKLAAGGTVRGNVIEIQGDQRYRVKRLLVDMGFREDNILVDEEIVEA
- a CDS encoding isochorismatase family cysteine hydrolase; amino-acid sequence: MVQKDLLRDILRPEGSILIVFDVHRSLYEQIFNREEFLYALNAVINSARRAKVPIIFTRITPYPQGFQPPNLKLPWRGRFRPEGAELIVSPKPEDIIIDKNTWSLFVGTNVERLLINSHRYTVVFTGIATEVGIETSARHAYTLGFIPVIISDAVSSYDKEAHERSLANMKIFFPVITSKELENYW
- a CDS encoding MFS transporter, which encodes MSIKPTRSSLAYITAASGIGMFIEIYDFVVYAYVAPILGKVLFPPTKTPIVAMLNALLVFGVGYVMRPIGAIIFGHIADKVGRKTAFILTLLLMGLASLGIGFLPTYAVIGVWATVLLVLFRLLQGLGLGGEFGSATTYIIEHAPFNRRALYASIIQAMWPLGFAFSVSTVYLVSTIIGSEGLYAWGWRIPFWLGAIIIIVGIIMRFKLEETPVFHAYASAGKISKIPLVDAFRKAWKPFIIVLLLQIAETAIFYSSFLTTYTFWLQVSKVPYVTTLFSFVLIYIITIFFYIAGGILSDRYGRRAIFRLAYTLATITVIPSFYVFTITNNVIILSLVTLELILYAALGNAALGAAYPELVPANVRTTGFNLAYQISTGIYGGFIPYISLYFLYVTHSAALSVLYVAISTLIGAIVAWIWLPETKGVDLSRTV